One window of Mesorhizobium sp. WSM4904 genomic DNA carries:
- a CDS encoding aspartate aminotransferase family protein: MTINIKEITEKDRNSVLHPFTQLKDFATGKLGDPTIVVTGKGIRIQDAHGNQFIDGFAGLYCVNVGYGRTEVADAISRQAYRLAYYHSYAAHTTDELAILSDRLVKMAPGKMSKVFYGMSGSDANETQAKLVWYYNNLRGKPTKKKIISRERGYHGCSVVSGSMTGMSFYHDHMDLPLPQIVHTGVPHHYWGATPGETEREFSARRAAELDQLIERLGPDNVGAFIGEPVLGTGGITPPPEGYWEAVQTVLKKHDVLLIADEVITGFGRTGSMFGSQHYGIEPDLITIAKGLTSAYFPLSAAIVGEKVYKVLEDGADKVGAFSHGYTYSGHPIGAAAANAVLDIVEKEDLPGNARDVGAFFQAQLQERFAQLPIVGEVRGVGLMGAIEFVADRDNRKRFDPALKVGARISKAARDRGLIARAMPHGDILGFAPPLVTTKAEAEEIVAIAESAVRSVMDELVRESEKI, encoded by the coding sequence ATGACCATCAACATCAAAGAGATCACCGAAAAGGACCGCAACTCGGTCTTGCATCCTTTCACTCAGCTTAAAGATTTCGCCACTGGCAAGCTCGGCGACCCAACGATCGTGGTGACAGGGAAGGGGATCCGCATCCAGGACGCGCATGGCAACCAATTTATCGATGGCTTTGCCGGCCTATACTGCGTCAATGTCGGGTATGGCCGCACGGAAGTCGCCGATGCGATCTCGCGTCAGGCCTATCGCTTGGCGTATTACCACTCCTATGCGGCGCACACGACCGACGAGCTTGCGATCCTCTCCGATCGCCTTGTGAAGATGGCGCCGGGCAAGATGAGCAAGGTGTTCTATGGCATGTCCGGCTCGGATGCGAACGAGACCCAGGCCAAGCTTGTTTGGTACTACAACAACCTGCGTGGCAAGCCGACCAAAAAGAAGATCATCTCCCGTGAACGCGGCTATCACGGCTGCAGCGTCGTGTCGGGCTCGATGACGGGCATGAGCTTTTATCACGACCACATGGACCTGCCACTTCCGCAGATTGTTCACACGGGTGTTCCACATCATTACTGGGGCGCAACCCCGGGCGAAACCGAGCGCGAATTCTCCGCTCGCCGCGCCGCCGAGCTTGATCAGTTGATCGAGCGGCTCGGCCCGGACAACGTCGGCGCCTTCATTGGCGAGCCCGTCCTCGGCACAGGTGGTATCACGCCTCCGCCGGAAGGCTATTGGGAAGCGGTACAGACGGTCCTCAAAAAACATGATGTGCTGCTGATTGCCGATGAAGTGATCACAGGGTTCGGCCGCACCGGTTCCATGTTCGGCTCACAGCACTATGGCATCGAGCCAGACCTCATCACGATCGCTAAAGGTTTGACGTCGGCCTACTTCCCGCTTTCAGCGGCAATCGTCGGTGAGAAGGTGTATAAAGTCCTGGAGGATGGAGCCGACAAGGTCGGGGCATTCTCGCACGGCTACACCTACTCTGGTCATCCGATCGGCGCCGCCGCGGCCAACGCGGTCCTCGATATTGTCGAGAAAGAAGACCTCCCCGGCAATGCGCGTGACGTCGGCGCGTTTTTCCAGGCGCAGTTGCAGGAGAGGTTCGCGCAGTTGCCGATCGTCGGCGAAGTGCGGGGCGTCGGTCTTATGGGCGCAATCGAGTTCGTTGCCGATCGCGACAATCGGAAGCGTTTCGATCCGGCGCTCAAGGTAGGTGCGCGAATCTCGAAGGCCGCCCGTGACCGTGGTCTTATCGCTCGGGCCATGCCGCACGGGGACATTTTGGGCTTTGCTCCGCCGCTGGTTACAACCAAAGCTGAGGCGGAGGAGATTGTTGCAATCGCAGAAAGCGCCGTGCGCTCGGTTATGGATGAGCTTGTTCGCGAGAGTGAGAAAATCTGA
- a CDS encoding polysaccharide deacetylase — translation MANSTALNPWEWPESHWRRRINKVRAGKALRPMWPGGKRCAFAISFDVDHESNELRRGGRSLSRLSWGQYGSRRGMPRALELLRKYDVPASFFVPAVIAQLYPDEQRAVVDEGHEIGMHGWIHELNSELSAESERSLMMRSADTLEKITSKRPTGIRTPSWDFSDATLRIIRETGLTYDSSLMADDSCYELLEDEEPTGVIEIPVEWIRDDATYLWMSPDGSSRPDLSVDDVLSVFIREFEGAYQDADLFQLTLHPHVIGYRSRIWIVEELIRRAKAKGDVWFATHHQVAERASSCL, via the coding sequence GTGGCCAATTCGACCGCACTCAATCCCTGGGAATGGCCTGAAAGCCATTGGCGGCGGCGCATCAACAAAGTCAGAGCGGGCAAGGCACTAAGACCAATGTGGCCCGGCGGTAAACGCTGTGCCTTCGCCATCTCGTTCGACGTCGATCATGAGTCGAACGAATTGCGCAGGGGAGGGCGATCGCTAAGCAGATTATCCTGGGGTCAGTACGGGAGCCGACGAGGGATGCCTCGGGCTTTGGAACTCTTGAGAAAGTACGACGTTCCGGCGAGTTTTTTCGTTCCCGCTGTGATCGCTCAGTTGTATCCAGACGAGCAACGCGCAGTTGTCGATGAAGGCCATGAAATTGGCATGCACGGCTGGATACACGAGCTAAACTCGGAACTGAGCGCAGAGAGCGAGCGCTCTTTAATGATGAGGAGTGCCGACACTCTTGAAAAAATCACTTCCAAACGCCCGACGGGAATTCGAACGCCTTCCTGGGATTTTTCCGACGCAACTCTACGGATCATACGTGAAACCGGATTGACATACGACTCATCCCTTATGGCCGATGATAGTTGCTATGAGCTGCTGGAAGACGAGGAACCCACGGGAGTGATTGAAATACCGGTCGAATGGATTCGAGACGATGCCACTTATCTTTGGATGAGTCCCGATGGGTCTTCACGGCCAGATTTATCAGTCGACGACGTGCTTTCTGTATTTATTCGGGAGTTCGAAGGGGCCTATCAAGATGCCGATTTATTTCAGCTGACTCTGCATCCACACGTCATTGGATATCGCTCACGGATCTGGATCGTAGAAGAATTAATTCGACGCGCCAAAGCAAAGGGTGACGTTTGGTTCGCCACACATCATCAGGTCGCCGAGCGTGCGTCCTCATGTCTCTGA
- a CDS encoding SDR family oxidoreductase — translation MAEAGVAFARGEAAQVERRTKIIAAHPMGRMGLPSEVATAVGYLLDDAAGFTIGAALTVDGGSLA, via the coding sequence TTGGCCGAGGCCGGCGTCGCCTTCGCCCGGGGAGAAGCGGCACAGGTCGAGCGCCGGACGAAGATCATCGCTGCGCATCCGATGGGCCGAATGGGGTTGCCGTCCGAGGTGGCGACAGCTGTCGGCTATCTGCTGGACGATGCGGCGGGCTTCACCATCGGCGCCGCGCTTACGGTCGACGGAGGCAGCCTTGCCTAA
- a CDS encoding SDR family oxidoreductase, whose product MGAATAAWLGSEEAWVLLVDVLDKVHDTAAGLGQTALVCDLAMPDAAGRVLAALDAARIETLDVLVNNAGIGGSKSLADTDDAFCSR is encoded by the coding sequence ATCGGTGCCGCAACAGCGGCGTGGCTTGGCTCGGAAGAGGCGTGGGTGTTGCTAGTGGATGTTCTGGATAAAGTGCACGACACAGCTGCGGGCCTTGGCCAGACGGCGCTCGTCTGCGATCTGGCCATGCCCGACGCCGCAGGGCGGGTTCTGGCCGCCTTGGATGCCGCAAGGATCGAGACGCTCGACGTCCTCGTGAACAATGCCGGCATTGGCGGTTCGAAGTCGCTCGCCGATACTGACGATGCCTTTTGTTCCCGCTGA
- a CDS encoding SDR family oxidoreductase, which translates to MFPLIDINLRAVISLTRELRPRMRQPGGRIINVSSILGLTGYPGTVGYSVAKAGIAYLTLQQAGEQGL; encoded by the coding sequence TTGTTCCCGCTGATCGATATCAACTTGCGTGCAGTCATCAGCCTGACCCGCGAGTTGCGGCCGCGGATGCGCCAGCCGGGCGGGCGGATCATTAATGTCAGCTCGATCCTCGGGCTTACGGGCTATCCCGGAACGGTAGGCTATTCGGTGGCCAAGGCCGGGATCGCGTATCTCACGCTCCAGCAGGCCGGCGAGCAGGGCCTGTAG
- a CDS encoding MFS transporter — MSSLADQVADPNSPGAFAPLRNPSFRSIWFATQVSSLGWLMQTVAISWLMATISTSDLMVALVQASSNLPAFILSVFAGALADNFSRRRVMFAGRCLMVLASAMLTAFVVLGFVDPWMILGFSFLIACGGALHDPAWQASVGDMVNRRDVPAAVTLLSVGFNTVRTVGPALGGIVVASFGLMTAFAVTSLTYLVPLVTIWRCKWMVRSSPLPRESMRTAIYDGLRFTAMSSEIKTAITRGTLFGLASIAILALLPLVVRDQLGGGPLAYGTLMAGFGTGAVFAGISNSVFRRSLSQERLMTLACVACAACSLSLALTSSIAVAAIALAMGGAGWVTAWSGVGVTVQLASPRWVVGRTISIYYALIDGGIAAGSWVWGTVAQNHSLTLALEGSAGALLLVAATGLLFPLRERRESDPDALEDFDAPAVALNLKPRSGPIVVKVEYLVPEENREAFLELMRARRHVHSRVGARHWTLQRNLQEPMQWIETFRTPTWTDYLRLNHRLTEADKELGKQVLKLHAGQLPPKIMLFIERPTSSALKSDESARYFLRH; from the coding sequence ATGAGCAGTCTTGCGGACCAAGTCGCCGATCCAAATTCGCCAGGAGCATTTGCGCCCCTCAGAAATCCGAGCTTTCGTTCAATCTGGTTCGCCACGCAGGTCAGCTCGCTCGGCTGGTTGATGCAGACTGTTGCCATCAGCTGGCTGATGGCTACGATTTCGACTTCCGATCTGATGGTCGCGCTGGTTCAGGCTTCTTCAAACCTGCCAGCGTTCATCTTATCCGTCTTCGCCGGGGCCTTGGCTGATAATTTCAGCCGGCGCCGGGTCATGTTCGCCGGCCGGTGCCTTATGGTATTGGCATCTGCGATGCTGACGGCTTTTGTGGTGCTGGGCTTTGTCGATCCGTGGATGATCCTCGGCTTCAGCTTCTTGATCGCATGCGGCGGCGCTCTCCACGATCCAGCCTGGCAGGCCTCGGTTGGCGATATGGTGAACCGACGCGACGTTCCCGCCGCCGTCACGCTCCTCTCCGTTGGCTTCAACACTGTTCGGACCGTAGGCCCGGCGCTCGGTGGCATAGTAGTTGCCTCTTTTGGGCTGATGACGGCTTTCGCCGTAACCAGTCTTACCTATCTGGTCCCTTTGGTAACCATATGGCGCTGCAAGTGGATGGTTCGCTCATCACCTCTCCCACGTGAGTCGATGAGGACGGCGATCTATGACGGGCTACGCTTCACGGCGATGTCGTCGGAGATTAAGACGGCGATCACTCGCGGAACCCTCTTTGGTCTGGCGAGCATCGCCATTCTCGCGCTGCTGCCGCTGGTTGTCCGCGACCAGCTGGGAGGCGGACCGCTCGCCTATGGCACGCTCATGGCCGGATTCGGGACAGGCGCCGTCTTCGCCGGCATCTCGAACAGCGTGTTCAGACGGAGCTTGTCACAAGAGCGGCTGATGACGCTCGCATGCGTCGCCTGCGCGGCATGCTCCCTTTCGCTTGCGCTGACTTCTTCGATTGCAGTGGCGGCAATTGCACTCGCCATGGGTGGCGCGGGCTGGGTCACCGCCTGGTCCGGGGTCGGCGTGACCGTGCAACTGGCAAGCCCGCGCTGGGTCGTGGGGCGCACCATCTCGATTTACTATGCATTGATCGATGGCGGCATCGCAGCGGGCAGTTGGGTGTGGGGCACGGTGGCCCAGAACCATTCACTGACCTTGGCACTGGAGGGCTCCGCTGGAGCCCTTCTGCTGGTCGCCGCCACGGGCCTCCTGTTTCCCCTTCGCGAGCGCCGCGAATCCGATCCAGATGCTTTGGAGGACTTCGACGCACCGGCAGTCGCCCTCAATCTCAAGCCAAGAAGCGGTCCCATCGTGGTCAAAGTCGAGTACCTAGTGCCCGAGGAAAATCGCGAAGCATTCCTGGAACTCATGCGGGCGCGCCGGCATGTGCACAGTCGCGTCGGCGCTCGTCATTGGACTCTCCAGCGCAACCTTCAGGAGCCTATGCAATGGATAGAGACATTCCGCACGCCGACCTGGACCGACTACCTTCGCCTGAACCATCGTCTCACGGAAGCAGACAAGGAATTGGGTAAACAAGTGCTGAAATTGCATGCAGGACAGCTTCCGCCTAAAATCATGCTTTTTATCGAGCGACCAACAAGCTCGGCCCTAAAGTCCGATGAATCAGCACGTTATTTTCTCCGACACTGA
- a CDS encoding serine hydrolase has protein sequence MTEFKQRQTVGNASESVLEFDGQQYLDGRASDPREFGWMRGAPPPPDKRVTFENETVWTFPQLRWSLSHMRELRPTVQVWRGRGGPSQLECSNRSTEIDGLTFVDMDDRTNRFEEALFDTYTDGILVLHRGRIIYERYFGALAPHVQHSCQSITKSYAGTLAAALVHEGILDDRKTISQFVPELRGTGWEDATLRQVMDMQTNVAFTEDYTSVDKSYRCEYLRTIRKEGAHGKFVYKGVDTNVMAWVMSRATGRSFAQLLEERLWLPLGCEEDAYVEIDPTNGMPRAHSGLNVTLRDLARFGELMRCEGSCNGKQLVPASVVYDLQDLDHPAKPDLPFGYTYRSQWWVSHDELDAIEGRGLYGQNLYIAPKAEMVIARFGSHPACDHIDRIRRPQMQALGRMLRA, from the coding sequence ATGACAGAATTCAAACAACGGCAAACCGTCGGTAACGCGTCGGAGAGCGTACTCGAATTCGACGGACAGCAATACCTGGACGGCCGTGCATCGGATCCTCGCGAATTTGGCTGGATGCGCGGTGCGCCGCCGCCGCCAGACAAGCGTGTAACATTCGAGAATGAAACTGTTTGGACCTTTCCTCAGCTTCGCTGGTCGCTATCGCATATGCGTGAGCTGCGGCCCACAGTCCAAGTGTGGCGAGGGCGGGGCGGACCGTCGCAGCTTGAGTGCAGCAACAGGTCTACCGAAATCGATGGGCTCACGTTCGTCGACATGGACGACCGCACCAACCGGTTCGAGGAGGCGCTATTCGACACCTACACCGACGGCATTTTGGTCCTGCATCGGGGGCGGATCATATACGAACGATACTTCGGCGCACTCGCGCCGCACGTACAACATTCGTGTCAGTCAATCACCAAATCGTATGCGGGCACCCTAGCCGCGGCGTTGGTGCATGAGGGCATTCTCGACGACAGGAAGACAATATCGCAGTTTGTGCCGGAATTACGAGGTACAGGGTGGGAAGATGCAACGCTCCGCCAAGTCATGGACATGCAAACTAACGTTGCTTTTACTGAAGATTACACAAGTGTAGACAAGTCATATAGATGCGAATACCTGCGTACCATACGAAAGGAAGGGGCGCACGGCAAATTTGTCTACAAAGGCGTCGATACCAATGTTATGGCTTGGGTTATGTCGCGCGCAACGGGCCGGTCGTTCGCACAACTGTTGGAGGAGCGCTTATGGTTGCCACTGGGCTGCGAAGAAGACGCCTATGTCGAGATCGACCCGACAAACGGTATGCCGAGGGCGCATAGCGGACTCAATGTGACGTTGCGCGACTTGGCGCGTTTCGGCGAGCTGATGCGATGTGAAGGCTCGTGTAATGGCAAGCAACTGGTTCCCGCGAGTGTTGTCTACGACCTTCAAGATCTCGACCACCCCGCCAAGCCGGACCTCCCATTCGGCTATACATACCGAAGCCAATGGTGGGTATCACACGACGAGCTTGATGCTATTGAAGGTCGGGGCCTTTACGGCCAGAACCTGTACATAGCGCCAAAGGCGGAGATGGTGATTGCGCGCTTCGGGTCGCACCCCGCTTGCGACCACATTGATCGGATTAGAAGGCCGCAGATGCAGGCATTGGGGAGGATGCTCCGCGCGTAA
- a CDS encoding transporter substrate-binding domain-containing protein, whose product MNNHVTTVVVAVSMAVASMSLSAKACAGEVLDRVLAAQTLTVAVGSDWGALSHLNDQHELDGDDVEVAKGIADYLGVKIKFVTPGWDIIQAGQWGGRWDMAMGQMTPTNDRAKKFAFPAMYFYEGEVAVVHKDSKATKPSDLEGKIVGVRAGTLGDLYANHKLTPAWIGAKPIQYQFTAGQVKAYPSANSLTLDDLRLGDGVRLDGVITEGTTAAAAIKSGYPLKVIGDPLFYAPGAVTIERGDKEFIDKVAAAVKKMKDDGTLAKLSVKWFGGDFSVDK is encoded by the coding sequence ATGAACAATCATGTAACGACGGTCGTAGTTGCAGTCTCCATGGCGGTTGCGTCGATGTCTTTGTCAGCCAAGGCTTGCGCCGGCGAAGTCCTTGATCGTGTGCTCGCGGCACAGACATTGACGGTAGCGGTCGGGTCCGACTGGGGAGCCTTGTCTCACTTGAACGACCAACATGAACTCGACGGTGATGATGTAGAGGTCGCGAAGGGCATTGCGGACTACTTGGGCGTGAAGATCAAATTCGTGACCCCGGGCTGGGATATCATTCAGGCAGGCCAGTGGGGGGGGCGTTGGGACATGGCCATGGGTCAAATGACGCCGACCAACGATCGCGCCAAAAAATTCGCCTTCCCGGCCATGTACTTCTACGAAGGCGAAGTCGCTGTCGTTCACAAGGATAGCAAAGCGACGAAGCCTTCCGACCTGGAGGGCAAGATCGTCGGCGTCCGAGCGGGAACTCTTGGCGATTTGTATGCCAATCACAAGCTCACACCGGCATGGATCGGCGCTAAGCCAATACAATATCAATTTACAGCGGGCCAAGTGAAGGCTTATCCAAGTGCTAACTCTCTTACGCTTGACGACCTGCGCCTCGGCGATGGTGTTCGTCTCGATGGCGTCATTACTGAAGGAACGACGGCGGCTGCGGCAATCAAATCTGGCTATCCATTGAAGGTTATTGGCGATCCCTTATTCTACGCCCCGGGCGCTGTCACAATCGAGCGTGGCGATAAGGAGTTTATCGACAAGGTCGCTGCCGCGGTCAAGAAGATGAAGGATGACGGCACTCTTGCTAAACTCTCGGTCAAGTGGTTCGGGGGGGATTTCAGCGTCGATAAATAA
- a CDS encoding amino acid ABC transporter permease, with translation MLYHDTVESEVLVHKPWFIGCIFAIVLAVFLIFNVAGTTMGELLRPVIGDHAQVKFYSRIAIAFVIAAMFCLNLVLIGFVPLKIQIGIVWFELVLLFLSLFAAFDLSMPFIWANLPFLITQGVVTTVYVSAMSLLFASAIAIIGAIAKLSSNGMAYAIVSFYTSCFRGLPLLMQVYLIYMGLPQVGYVINAVPAGVLALSLCSGAYMTEIFRSGIASIDRGQWEASRSLGFGFALTMRRIILPQALPVIIPPMGNTFISMLKDSSLVSVLGVWELTYLAHSLGQPTFHTMEMLVTAAMIYWILSACLELVQSRIEDHFARSKKR, from the coding sequence ATGCTTTACCACGATACAGTTGAATCTGAGGTGCTCGTCCACAAGCCATGGTTTATCGGCTGCATATTTGCAATTGTGCTCGCGGTTTTTCTTATCTTCAACGTAGCGGGCACCACGATGGGCGAACTCCTACGGCCCGTGATTGGCGATCACGCACAAGTGAAGTTTTACAGTCGCATTGCGATCGCTTTTGTAATTGCCGCAATGTTCTGCCTCAACCTCGTGCTGATTGGTTTTGTCCCGCTCAAAATCCAAATCGGGATCGTATGGTTTGAGTTGGTGCTACTGTTCCTTTCGCTCTTCGCGGCATTTGACTTAAGCATGCCATTTATTTGGGCAAACCTGCCATTTCTAATTACGCAGGGGGTAGTTACTACAGTTTACGTATCAGCGATGTCACTGCTATTTGCGTCGGCTATCGCAATAATCGGCGCGATTGCGAAACTGTCAAGCAACGGCATGGCTTACGCGATAGTCAGCTTCTACACTTCATGCTTCCGGGGTCTGCCGCTTCTCATGCAGGTTTATCTGATCTACATGGGCTTGCCCCAGGTAGGTTACGTTATTAATGCCGTGCCTGCAGGCGTGTTGGCGCTTTCGCTATGCAGTGGTGCCTACATGACGGAGATCTTCCGTTCGGGCATAGCCAGCATCGATCGCGGCCAGTGGGAGGCATCCCGGTCATTAGGTTTCGGCTTTGCGCTCACAATGCGCAGAATCATTCTGCCGCAAGCGCTTCCGGTTATCATTCCCCCGATGGGAAACACGTTCATCTCAATGCTCAAAGACAGCTCTCTCGTTTCGGTTCTTGGCGTTTGGGAGCTGACGTATCTAGCTCACTCACTCGGCCAGCCAACCTTCCATACTATGGAGATGCTAGTAACAGCGGCAATGATTTATTGGATTTTATCCGCCTGCCTGGAACTGGTCCAATCCCGGATCGAGGACCATTTTGCCAGAAGTAAGAAGCGATGA
- a CDS encoding amino acid ABC transporter ATP-binding protein, whose translation MLSDEVIEAKNVSKWYGAFRALTDINLTVRKGERIVICGPSGSGKSTLIRCVNRLEAHQDGEITVTGIRLHNKMRNVAEVRKSVGMVFQHFNLFPHMTVLMNCMAAPMWIKGVPEGEARKIALKFLERVRIPEQANKYPAQLSGGQQQRVAIARSLCMEPAVMLFDEPTSSLDPEMVAEVLETVTGLARDGMTMVCVTHEMGFARAVADRVIFMDRGEIVEEGTPHDFFRNPQHERTKLFLSQILSH comes from the coding sequence ATATTGAGCGACGAAGTCATCGAAGCTAAGAATGTATCCAAATGGTATGGTGCCTTCAGAGCACTAACTGACATCAACCTAACCGTCCGCAAGGGCGAACGTATCGTCATCTGTGGGCCCTCAGGCTCGGGAAAGTCGACGCTGATCCGTTGCGTCAATCGGCTCGAAGCGCACCAGGATGGCGAGATTACCGTCACTGGGATTAGGTTACATAACAAAATGCGCAACGTAGCTGAAGTTCGCAAAAGCGTCGGCATGGTTTTTCAGCACTTTAATCTTTTCCCGCACATGACCGTGCTGATGAACTGTATGGCGGCGCCGATGTGGATAAAGGGCGTTCCAGAGGGTGAGGCTAGAAAGATCGCGCTTAAATTCCTAGAGCGCGTGCGCATTCCCGAACAGGCGAACAAATATCCGGCTCAGCTCTCCGGGGGACAGCAGCAGCGCGTCGCAATTGCCCGGTCCCTCTGTATGGAGCCTGCAGTCATGCTCTTCGATGAGCCGACCTCCTCGCTCGATCCAGAGATGGTCGCTGAAGTGCTCGAGACTGTGACCGGACTCGCACGCGACGGCATGACCATGGTATGCGTCACCCACGAGATGGGCTTTGCGCGCGCCGTGGCCGATCGAGTAATCTTCATGGATCGAGGTGAGATCGTCGAAGAGGGTACACCGCACGACTTCTTCAGAAACCCGCAGCACGAAAGAACGAAATTGTTTCTCAGCCAGATCTTGTCGCATTGA